A genomic window from Streptomyces sp. MST-110588 includes:
- a CDS encoding amidohydrolase: MSCNSAVDDTSAGEDAGGDLPGTLPPELRAELIAFRRDLHMHPELGMREFRTTAALKARLERAGLTPRVLDTGTGLICDIGTGSAPGSRSGAAAWSHGHPVRNPGPLTGPGTDTGPSAATGSDSDPVPLLALRGDIDALPIPDTKTVPYRSTIPDRAHACGHDVHTTVVLGAGLLLAELAREGRLPRPVRLIFQPAEEIMPGGATDAIESGVLEGVGQILAVHCDPRVEVGRIGLRTGAITSACDRLEVQLDGPGGHTARPHLTTDMVTAAARVAVDAPALLARRVDARAGLALTWGRLQAGHACNVIPQRAELAGTVRCLDLAAWHHAPDLVHAVIDEIATLYGAKSQINYVRGVPPVVNEAGCAQLLHDAMAARRGPRSVEDTEQSLGGEDYSWYLEHVPGAMARLGVRPVGDTARHDLHRGDFDVDERAIQVGVELFTAAALLDRNRP; the protein is encoded by the coding sequence ATGTCCTGTAACTCCGCAGTCGATGACACATCCGCCGGGGAGGACGCCGGCGGTGATCTGCCCGGCACGCTGCCGCCGGAGCTGCGTGCCGAACTCATCGCCTTCCGCCGCGACTTGCACATGCACCCGGAACTGGGCATGCGGGAGTTCCGTACGACCGCCGCCCTCAAGGCACGACTGGAGCGGGCGGGCCTGACGCCCCGCGTCCTGGACACCGGCACCGGGCTGATCTGCGACATCGGCACCGGCTCCGCACCCGGATCCCGTTCCGGGGCCGCCGCCTGGTCCCACGGCCATCCCGTACGCAACCCCGGCCCCCTCACCGGCCCCGGTACCGACACCGGCCCCAGTGCCGCCACCGGCTCCGACAGCGACCCCGTCCCGCTGCTCGCGCTGCGCGGAGACATCGACGCGCTCCCCATCCCGGACACCAAGACCGTCCCCTACCGCTCCACGATCCCCGACCGCGCGCACGCCTGCGGCCACGACGTCCACACCACCGTCGTGCTCGGCGCCGGTCTGCTGCTGGCCGAACTGGCCCGCGAAGGCCGGCTGCCCCGCCCCGTACGGCTGATCTTCCAGCCCGCCGAGGAGATCATGCCGGGCGGCGCCACCGACGCCATCGAGTCCGGGGTCCTGGAGGGCGTCGGACAGATCCTCGCCGTGCACTGCGACCCGCGGGTGGAGGTCGGCCGGATCGGGCTGCGTACGGGAGCGATCACCTCGGCCTGCGACCGGCTGGAGGTCCAGCTCGACGGGCCCGGGGGCCACACCGCCCGTCCGCACCTGACCACCGACATGGTCACCGCCGCCGCCCGGGTGGCCGTGGACGCCCCGGCCCTGCTGGCGCGCCGGGTGGACGCCCGGGCCGGCCTGGCCCTGACCTGGGGCCGGCTACAGGCCGGACACGCCTGCAACGTGATCCCGCAGCGCGCCGAACTCGCCGGGACGGTCCGCTGTCTGGATCTTGCCGCCTGGCACCACGCACCCGATCTCGTGCACGCCGTGATCGATGAGATCGCCACCCTGTACGGCGCGAAGTCGCAGATCAACTACGTACGGGGCGTGCCGCCGGTGGTCAACGAGGCGGGCTGCGCCCAGTTGCTCCACGACGCCATGGCGGCCCGCCGCGGCCCCCGCTCGGTCGAGGACACCGAGCAGTCACTCGGCGGCGAGGACTACTCCTGGTACCTGGAGCACGTCCCCGGCGCGATGGCACGGCTCGGTGTGCGCCCCGT
- a CDS encoding acylneuraminate cytidylyltransferase, whose translation MAVVPARGGSKGVPAKNLAPVGGVPLIARAVRECRAARLVTDVVVSTDDDGIAAVARGAGAVIVRRPGDLSGDTATSEDAVLHAMEVYEREHGARVVAVLLVQCTSPFLTSEDIDAVAAAVVTGGADSALTVAPFHGFVWRDAADDADTGPAGGTASGTGAGTGAAVAGTGATATLATAPGGYGVNHDKSFRPRRQDRPQDLLETGAAYAMEAHGFRAARHRFFGRTEPVRTDPARVLEIDDPHDLARARALAPLLDAARPGALPARADVDAVVLDFDGTQTDDRVLIDSDGREMVAVHRGDGLGIAALRAAGLKLLVLSTERNPVVAARARKLRLPVLHGVDRKDLALKQWCEEEGIAPERVLYVGNDVNDLPCFALAGWPVAVAGAHDVVRGAARAVTTRAGGDGAIREIAAWLLGPSL comes from the coding sequence GTGGCCGTCGTGCCCGCCCGCGGCGGCTCCAAGGGCGTGCCCGCCAAGAACCTGGCCCCCGTCGGGGGAGTGCCGCTGATCGCCCGCGCCGTACGGGAGTGCCGTGCCGCGCGCCTGGTCACCGATGTCGTGGTCTCCACCGACGACGACGGGATAGCGGCGGTGGCCCGGGGCGCCGGGGCGGTGATCGTACGGCGTCCCGGCGACCTCTCCGGCGACACCGCCACCAGCGAGGACGCGGTGCTGCACGCCATGGAGGTCTACGAGCGCGAGCACGGCGCCCGGGTGGTCGCGGTCCTGCTGGTGCAGTGCACCAGCCCCTTCCTGACCAGCGAGGACATCGACGCGGTGGCCGCCGCGGTGGTGACGGGCGGCGCGGACAGCGCGCTGACCGTCGCCCCCTTCCACGGCTTCGTGTGGCGCGACGCGGCGGACGACGCGGACACCGGGCCGGCCGGCGGGACGGCCTCGGGGACAGGCGCGGGGACGGGCGCGGCGGTCGCCGGGACCGGCGCCACCGCGACCCTGGCCACGGCCCCGGGCGGGTACGGCGTCAACCACGACAAGTCCTTCCGCCCGCGCCGCCAGGACCGGCCGCAGGACCTCCTGGAGACCGGTGCCGCCTACGCCATGGAGGCGCACGGCTTCCGCGCCGCCCGCCACCGCTTCTTCGGCCGTACGGAACCCGTACGCACCGACCCCGCGCGGGTGCTGGAGATCGACGACCCGCACGACCTGGCGCGCGCCCGTGCGCTGGCGCCCCTCCTGGACGCCGCGCGCCCCGGCGCACTGCCGGCCCGCGCGGACGTCGACGCGGTCGTCCTGGACTTCGACGGCACCCAGACCGACGACCGGGTACTGATCGACTCCGACGGACGGGAGATGGTCGCCGTGCACCGCGGCGACGGGCTGGGCATCGCGGCCCTGCGCGCCGCGGGCCTGAAGCTGCTGGTCCTGTCCACCGAACGGAACCCGGTCGTCGCCGCGCGGGCCCGCAAGCTGCGGCTGCCCGTACTCCACGGCGTCGACCGCAAGGACCTCGCGCTCAAGCAGTGGTGCGAGGAGGAGGGCATCGCGCCCGAGCGGGTGCTCTATGTCGGCAACGACGTCAACGACCTGCCGTGCTTCGCGCTGGCCGGCTGGCCGGTCGCGGTCGCCGGCGCGCACGACGTGGTGCGCGGCGCCGCCCGCGCCGTCACCACCAGGGCCGGAGGGGACGGCGCGATCCGCGAGATCGCCGCCTGGCTCCTCGGCCCGTCCTTGTGA
- a CDS encoding glycosyltransferase family 2 protein, which yields MVKLSVIVPFYNVQTYAPDTLRSLAANAREDFEFLLVDDCSRDETPRILERAERELPGARVLRHERNGGLATARNTGLAAARGEYLTFLDGDDWLAPGYLTELLAAIEELGCDFLRTDHVQCTARARTVHRVPHGRRGVVMDPRELILPADRSTSVDYAYAWAGIYHRRLLDDGVLRFRDGLRTAEDRPWIWRLHREASSMAVVGLLGVFYRRGVASSLTQIGDVRQLDFIRAFDQVVQETAKDRDAARLLPKAVRTYCAIISHHLGSIERFEPQVARQLRTMSAAALRRMPQDVLKEALDSMDMQRASRLRRLRRRPVPGEVAA from the coding sequence GTGGTCAAGCTCTCCGTCATCGTGCCGTTCTACAACGTGCAGACATACGCGCCCGACACCCTGCGGAGCCTGGCGGCCAATGCCCGCGAGGACTTCGAATTCCTGCTCGTCGACGACTGCTCGCGCGATGAGACCCCGCGGATCCTGGAGCGGGCCGAACGCGAGCTGCCGGGCGCCCGGGTGCTGCGCCACGAGCGCAACGGCGGCCTGGCCACCGCCCGCAACACCGGGCTGGCGGCGGCCCGCGGCGAGTACCTCACCTTCCTGGACGGTGACGACTGGCTCGCGCCCGGCTATCTGACTGAACTACTCGCCGCCATCGAGGAGTTGGGCTGCGACTTCCTCCGCACCGATCATGTGCAGTGCACCGCGCGGGCCCGTACGGTGCACCGTGTCCCGCACGGGCGGCGCGGTGTCGTCATGGACCCGCGCGAGCTGATCCTGCCCGCCGACCGCTCGACGTCGGTCGACTACGCGTACGCCTGGGCCGGCATCTACCACCGCCGGCTGCTGGACGATGGGGTGCTGCGGTTCCGGGACGGACTGCGGACCGCGGAGGACCGCCCGTGGATCTGGCGGCTGCACCGCGAGGCGTCCTCCATGGCGGTGGTCGGGCTGCTCGGTGTCTTCTACCGGCGCGGCGTCGCCTCTTCCCTGACCCAGATCGGCGATGTCCGGCAGCTCGATTTCATTCGCGCTTTCGACCAGGTCGTCCAGGAAACGGCGAAGGACCGGGACGCGGCCAGGCTGCTGCCGAAAGCCGTACGGACTTATTGCGCCATCATTTCCCACCACCTGGGTTCGATCGAACGGTTCGAACCGCAGGTCGCCCGCCAATTGCGCACGATGAGCGCCGCCGCGCTGCGGCGCATGCCGCAGGACGTACTGAAGGAAGCCCTGGATTCGATGGACATGCAGCGTGCGTCCCGGCTGCGGCGGCTGCGCCGGCGCCCCGTCCCCGGTGAGGTGGCGGCCTGA
- a CDS encoding alpha-2,8-polysialyltransferase family protein, with translation MPVPAPAPAPAPAPEKAVRHRSRTQIFLTSTLYGAATLAAALDAEVFEPAGRRLLLVANNAATPETTPALDGMPGFERLRERFDAVLSWNETIRPFHPGGWSPRADDVPLWERYLRLLWGLGEDEVTLVVESIQVSPALALVQLFPGAPVEVYADGLMSYGPTRNKLGPLVGTRVSRLLHLDLVPGLRPLLLTEFGVPAQTVPTDAFTKVLSELTDAAPALDVPEGGALLLGQYLSALNILTPQEEEELHVRMVRGAVRHGHREVVFKPHPSAPARWSRLLEQEAERLGATLTVLDEPVLAEVLYERMRPALVVGCFSTALLTATAFYGLPAARVGTGLLLERLTPYQNSNRVPVTIADALLPDLEAGQAGPPKPPCEDINGLVTAVGYAMQHQIYASLRPAAERYLARHLNDHTRRYFKRRRLTALALPGAVPVQFSFIPRNAAVRRVARRARAVQRRLKKRAAAG, from the coding sequence ATGCCCGTCCCTGCCCCCGCACCCGCTCCCGCTCCCGCTCCCGAGAAGGCCGTACGGCACCGCTCCCGTACGCAGATCTTCCTCACCTCCACCCTGTACGGCGCGGCCACCCTGGCCGCCGCGCTGGACGCCGAGGTCTTCGAACCGGCCGGCCGCCGGCTACTGCTGGTCGCCAACAACGCGGCGACCCCGGAGACCACCCCGGCCCTGGATGGCATGCCCGGCTTCGAGCGGCTGCGTGAGCGTTTCGACGCGGTGCTGTCGTGGAACGAGACCATCCGCCCCTTCCACCCCGGCGGCTGGTCCCCGCGCGCGGACGACGTCCCGCTGTGGGAACGGTATCTGCGCCTGCTGTGGGGGCTGGGCGAGGACGAGGTCACGCTGGTCGTGGAGTCGATCCAGGTCAGCCCGGCACTGGCGCTCGTCCAGCTCTTCCCCGGCGCGCCCGTGGAGGTCTACGCCGACGGCCTGATGAGCTACGGCCCCACCCGCAACAAGCTCGGTCCGCTCGTCGGCACCCGGGTGAGCCGGCTGCTGCACCTGGACCTGGTACCGGGCCTGCGACCGCTGCTCCTGACGGAGTTCGGGGTCCCGGCACAGACCGTACCGACCGACGCGTTCACGAAGGTGCTGTCCGAACTCACCGACGCCGCGCCCGCGTTGGACGTTCCCGAGGGCGGCGCACTGCTGTTGGGGCAGTACCTGTCGGCGCTGAACATCCTCACTCCGCAGGAAGAGGAGGAGCTGCACGTACGGATGGTGCGCGGGGCCGTACGGCACGGGCACCGCGAGGTGGTCTTCAAGCCCCACCCCTCCGCGCCGGCCCGCTGGTCCCGCCTGCTGGAGCAGGAGGCCGAGCGGCTCGGCGCCACCCTGACCGTCCTGGACGAGCCGGTGCTGGCCGAGGTGCTGTACGAGCGGATGCGCCCGGCGCTGGTCGTGGGCTGCTTCTCCACCGCGCTGCTGACGGCCACCGCCTTCTACGGCCTGCCGGCCGCACGGGTGGGTACGGGGCTGCTGCTGGAGCGGCTGACCCCGTACCAGAACAGCAACCGGGTGCCCGTCACGATCGCCGACGCGCTGCTGCCCGACCTGGAAGCCGGGCAGGCCGGGCCGCCCAAGCCGCCCTGCGAGGACATCAACGGCCTGGTCACCGCCGTCGGTTACGCCATGCAGCACCAGATCTACGCCTCCTTGCGCCCCGCCGCCGAGCGCTATCTCGCCCGGCATCTGAACGACCACACCCGCCGCTACTTCAAACGCCGCCGGCTGACCGCGCTGGCGCTGCCCGGCGCCGTCCCCGTCCAGTTCTCCTTCATCCCGCGCAACGCGGCCGTGCGCCGGGTCGCCCGGCGCGCCCGGGCCGTACAGCGGCGCCTGAAGAAGCGGGCCGCGGCCGGATGA
- a CDS encoding acyltransferase → MSAQTPAAGIPEGRAPAPAPAPVTAPPVVPHVPAQAPAPAPAVVPHVPAQAPAPPRERSRTARSATSGASGRPGGVPRLRALDGLRLLAALMVALYHYGGRGGEVTAAWGSSPAQQFPTASGLFAYGCLGVQIFFVISGFVICMSGWGRSLRSFTASRVARLYPAYWVAILLVTAVFALPWVAYKALSPSEVLTNLTMLQQPLGAKRVLGVCWTLWAEMRFYALFALLVILPGATRHRVVVFCAGWTLAAAVARATHVPALDIILMPQHAPFFIGGIGFYLLHRFGGRDPVAWAIVAVSWLIGQHEAVAALWHPPSPGAFSQRSSLGIIAVVTLGYLLVGAVALGKLRWANWRWLTVAGALTYPFYLVHEHLGWVVIRGLHTGLRLPAYATLPLTCAAMLLLAWVLHRWVERPLTPVLKRAVDPAPRRR, encoded by the coding sequence ATGAGCGCGCAGACTCCGGCCGCCGGCATACCGGAGGGCCGGGCGCCCGCTCCGGCCCCGGCCCCCGTCACGGCCCCGCCGGTCGTACCCCACGTCCCGGCCCAGGCTCCGGCTCCGGCCCCGGCGGTCGTACCTCACGTCCCGGCCCAGGCTCCGGCCCCGCCGCGCGAGCGGTCCCGTACGGCACGGTCCGCGACCTCTGGCGCCTCCGGCCGGCCGGGCGGCGTACCACGGCTGCGGGCCCTGGACGGCCTGCGGCTGCTCGCCGCGCTCATGGTCGCCCTCTACCACTACGGCGGCCGGGGCGGTGAGGTCACCGCGGCCTGGGGCAGCTCGCCGGCCCAGCAGTTCCCCACCGCCTCGGGCCTGTTCGCGTACGGCTGTCTGGGCGTGCAGATCTTCTTCGTCATCAGCGGCTTCGTCATCTGCATGAGCGGCTGGGGGCGCTCGCTCCGCTCGTTCACCGCCTCCCGCGTCGCACGTCTGTACCCGGCCTACTGGGTGGCGATCCTCCTGGTCACGGCGGTGTTCGCGCTGCCCTGGGTCGCGTACAAGGCGCTGAGCCCCAGCGAGGTGCTGACCAACCTGACCATGCTCCAGCAGCCGCTGGGCGCCAAGAGGGTGCTGGGGGTGTGCTGGACGCTGTGGGCGGAGATGCGGTTCTACGCGCTCTTCGCGCTCCTGGTGATCCTGCCGGGGGCGACCCGCCACCGCGTCGTCGTCTTCTGCGCGGGCTGGACCCTGGCGGCGGCCGTCGCCCGAGCCACCCACGTACCGGCCCTGGACATCATCCTGATGCCGCAGCACGCGCCGTTCTTCATCGGCGGCATCGGCTTCTACCTGCTGCACCGCTTCGGCGGCCGGGACCCGGTGGCCTGGGCGATCGTCGCGGTGAGCTGGCTGATCGGACAGCACGAGGCGGTCGCCGCACTGTGGCACCCGCCCTCGCCGGGCGCCTTCTCCCAGCGCTCCTCGCTCGGCATCATCGCCGTGGTGACGCTGGGATACCTGCTGGTGGGCGCGGTGGCTCTGGGCAAGCTACGGTGGGCCAACTGGCGGTGGCTGACCGTCGCGGGCGCCCTGACCTATCCCTTCTACCTCGTCCACGAGCACCTGGGCTGGGTCGTCATACGCGGCCTGCACACCGGTCTGCGCCTGCCCGCGTACGCCACGCTCCCGCTCACCTGCGCCGCGATGCTACTGCTGGCGTGGGTGCTGCACCGCTGGGTGGAGCGCCCGCTCACGCCCGTACTGAAACGCGCCGTCGACCCGGCGCCGCGCCGCCGCTGA
- a CDS encoding TetR/AcrR family transcriptional regulator C-terminal domain-containing protein — protein sequence MATRLNRAQVVETALRLLNEVGPEGLTLRRIAKELNVQAPALYWHFKNKQELQDEMATQMYRQMTGPFLGRSGSFGEGDWEQGLLTACRLIRHTLLGYREGAKVFGGTRLARDASHEPLERLLESMVAAGFTLRQAARTWAVAYDYTIGFVVEEQSVYPVPGERDPAYDQGDRERRIGAEFPLSVAAGEILFDGFDEGFEEGLRIVLAGARAVLRPGG from the coding sequence ATGGCAACGCGACTGAACCGGGCCCAGGTGGTGGAGACCGCACTGCGGCTGCTGAACGAGGTGGGCCCCGAAGGGCTCACGCTGCGCCGTATCGCCAAGGAGCTGAACGTCCAGGCCCCCGCCCTGTACTGGCACTTCAAGAACAAGCAGGAGCTCCAGGACGAGATGGCCACCCAGATGTACCGGCAGATGACCGGTCCGTTCCTGGGCCGGTCCGGCTCCTTCGGCGAGGGCGACTGGGAACAGGGGCTCCTGACCGCCTGCCGGCTGATCCGCCACACCCTCCTCGGCTACCGGGAGGGCGCCAAGGTCTTCGGCGGTACCCGGCTGGCCCGCGACGCCTCGCACGAGCCGCTGGAACGGCTGCTGGAGAGCATGGTGGCGGCCGGGTTCACGCTCCGCCAGGCCGCACGGACCTGGGCCGTCGCGTACGACTACACGATCGGCTTCGTGGTGGAGGAGCAGTCCGTGTACCCGGTGCCGGGCGAGCGGGACCCGGCGTACGACCAGGGAGACCGGGAGCGGCGCATCGGGGCCGAGTTCCCGCTCAGCGTGGCGGCCGGCGAGATCCTGTTCGACGGCTTCGACGAGGGCTTCGAGGAGGGGCTGCGGATCGTGCTCGCGGGCGCCCGGGCCGTGCTGCGGCCGGGCGGATGA
- a CDS encoding FAD-dependent monooxygenase has translation MELNNVKDTTHAALPQDVDVLIAGAGPTGLALGVDLARRGIRALIVERQQHLSPGTRGSGIQPRTLEVLDDLGVLEAIRAASDPFPKLAIWDDGRMVGESQMVEQVEPTPSVPYSSPLMVPQWRQQEILYGRLAELGGTVAFNTELTGFDQDEEGVRAHLALPGGGTRTVRAGYLVAADGGRSTVRKALGVEMAGEAVSEGAAMVADVRIDGLDRQHWHRWGETPNHFMAILPVSKTDLFQTIAVFESLDAAPEPTLEAVRETIAARTHLDAGQVREMHWSSVFSPRAALAGSFRTGRVFLAGDAAHVHSPAGGQGMNTSVQDAYNLGWKLDLVLRHGAPDALLDTYETERRPIAEDILATSSRLQRSGTLRRGRDLHQLGIGYRDSPLTTEVRTSLPQDALRAGDRAPDAPCATPTAVRSASSTPTAARTSRCWSSGTPKCRRSARTWPA, from the coding sequence ATGGAACTTAACAACGTTAAGGACACCACTCACGCTGCCCTCCCCCAGGACGTCGACGTCCTGATCGCCGGGGCCGGACCGACCGGCCTGGCGCTGGGAGTCGACCTCGCCCGCCGCGGCATCCGCGCCCTGATCGTCGAGCGGCAGCAACACCTCTCCCCCGGAACCCGCGGTTCGGGCATCCAGCCGCGCACCCTGGAGGTCCTCGACGACCTCGGCGTGCTGGAGGCGATACGGGCGGCCAGCGACCCGTTCCCGAAGCTCGCCATATGGGACGACGGCCGGATGGTCGGCGAGTCCCAGATGGTCGAGCAGGTCGAGCCGACCCCGTCCGTCCCGTACTCCAGCCCGCTGATGGTGCCGCAGTGGCGCCAACAGGAGATTCTGTACGGCCGGTTGGCGGAGCTGGGCGGCACGGTCGCCTTCAACACCGAACTGACCGGCTTCGACCAGGACGAGGAGGGCGTACGGGCCCACCTCGCACTCCCCGGTGGCGGCACCCGGACCGTACGCGCCGGCTACCTGGTCGCGGCCGACGGCGGGCGCAGCACCGTACGCAAGGCGCTCGGCGTCGAGATGGCCGGCGAGGCGGTGTCCGAGGGCGCCGCGATGGTCGCCGACGTCCGCATCGACGGCCTGGACCGGCAGCACTGGCACCGCTGGGGCGAGACACCCAACCACTTCATGGCGATCCTGCCGGTCTCCAAGACCGATCTCTTCCAGACCATCGCCGTCTTCGAGAGCCTCGATGCGGCCCCCGAACCCACCCTGGAAGCCGTCCGCGAGACGATCGCCGCCCGCACCCACCTGGACGCCGGCCAGGTCCGCGAGATGCACTGGTCCTCGGTGTTCAGCCCGCGCGCCGCGCTGGCGGGCAGCTTCCGCACCGGCCGGGTCTTCCTGGCGGGCGACGCGGCCCACGTCCACTCCCCCGCAGGCGGCCAGGGCATGAACACCAGCGTCCAGGACGCCTACAACCTCGGCTGGAAGCTGGACCTGGTGCTGCGGCACGGCGCGCCGGACGCGCTGCTGGACACCTACGAGACCGAGCGCCGGCCCATCGCCGAGGACATCCTTGCCACCAGCTCCCGGCTGCAGCGCTCGGGCACGCTGCGCCGCGGCCGGGACCTCCACCAGCTCGGCATCGGCTACCGCGACAGCCCGCTGACCACCGAGGTCCGCACCTCCTTGCCCCAGGACGCGCTGCGGGCGGGCGACCGCGCGCCCGACGCGCCCTGCGCCACCCCGACGGCAGTCCGTTCCGCCTCTTCGACGCCTACCGCGGCCCGCACTTCACGCTGCTGGTCATCGGGGACGCCGAAGTGCCGCCGCTCGGCGCGGACCTGGCCGGCCTGA
- a CDS encoding MarR family transcriptional regulator: MVTSGAITNRVDRMEAKGLVERVRDGADRRTVKIRITEQGHKVTDDYLAAHLANEARFLEALDREECDRIAQGLRTLLEAHGDTSLA, encoded by the coding sequence ATGGTGACCTCCGGCGCCATCACCAACCGCGTCGACCGCATGGAGGCGAAGGGGCTGGTCGAACGAGTGCGGGACGGCGCCGACCGGCGCACCGTCAAGATCCGCATCACCGAGCAGGGCCACAAGGTCACCGACGACTACCTGGCCGCGCACCTAGCCAACGAGGCGCGGTTCCTGGAGGCGCTGGACCGGGAGGAGTGCGACCGCATCGCCCAGGGGCTGCGCACCCTGCTCGAAGCGCACGGCGACACCTCGCTGGCCTGA
- a CDS encoding malonic semialdehyde reductase → MSTDLLALSPAAQDLLFREARTANTFSTEPVTDEQMRAVHELIKYGPTAYNQCPLRIVLLRSAEAREKLVDLMDEGNRPKTATAPLTAVLAADFEFQEELPALMPHFPQAKDVYFADRAGREESAYLNAALQCAYFILGVRAAGLAAGPMTGFDVPGVRKEFLDDDHFPLMVVNIGKPGVDPWFPRSPRLAYEDVFTTL, encoded by the coding sequence ATGTCCACCGACCTTCTCGCCCTCTCCCCCGCCGCCCAGGACCTCCTCTTCCGCGAGGCCCGTACGGCCAACACCTTCTCCACCGAGCCGGTGACGGACGAGCAGATGCGGGCCGTCCACGAACTGATCAAGTACGGGCCCACCGCCTACAACCAGTGCCCGCTGCGCATCGTCCTGCTGCGCTCCGCCGAGGCCCGCGAAAAGCTGGTCGACCTGATGGACGAGGGCAACCGGCCCAAGACCGCCACCGCGCCGCTGACCGCGGTCCTCGCCGCCGACTTCGAGTTCCAGGAGGAACTGCCGGCCCTCATGCCGCACTTCCCGCAGGCCAAGGACGTCTACTTCGCCGACCGCGCGGGGCGCGAGGAGTCCGCGTACCTCAACGCCGCACTCCAGTGCGCCTACTTCATCCTCGGTGTCCGCGCCGCCGGGCTGGCCGCGGGCCCGATGACCGGATTCGACGTCCCGGGCGTACGCAAGGAGTTCCTGGACGACGACCACTTCCCGCTGATGGTCGTCAACATCGGCAAGCCGGGCGTGGACCCCTGGTTCCCGCGCAGCCCGCGGCTGGCGTACGAGGACGTCTTCACGACCCTGTGA
- a CDS encoding MFS transporter, translating to MSQPSEAAPPPAVRTSAVGTSPTGRPPTSTPAPRRPHRQVPVLWLALLATPLAAGANATVLLLPEIARSLNTGTATASWLVTAFGWATAVGTPLMAGLLRRRGIHSTLRAATALVAAGTLLIALAPWLPLALVGRAAQAVGGAGLVTIAMSLAGSARRMGVITAGFGMLGAVGPLLGSFLGEVTSWRLALSVSLVALVAVPVIARATPAGPAAPATGRFDARGAALLVALATALVFIPRHPLPGAAVAVLAAVALIAHARTRPDGFVPLPLVRNPVFLSSALVVSALSTSYFALLYTVPRLIQSRTDWTTAALGTGQLVALLTGSALSWLLAAASPRMSRRAVLTVLIALGVLAPVIAVWAPAAPLILLAAAIAIFTATGGNATLSGYATGAADAGLRPTALGLFNLCYQLGGAFGPAIAVLLIPAG from the coding sequence ATGTCCCAGCCCAGTGAAGCCGCCCCGCCACCCGCAGTCCGTACGTCCGCCGTCGGTACGTCCCCCACCGGCCGGCCGCCCACCAGCACCCCGGCACCCCGGCGTCCGCACCGCCAGGTCCCGGTCCTGTGGCTGGCACTGCTGGCCACCCCCCTCGCCGCCGGCGCCAACGCCACGGTGCTGCTGCTGCCCGAGATCGCGCGCTCACTGAACACCGGCACCGCGACGGCGAGCTGGCTGGTCACCGCCTTCGGCTGGGCGACGGCCGTCGGCACCCCGCTGATGGCCGGGCTGCTGCGCCGGCGCGGCATCCACAGCACCCTGCGGGCGGCCACGGCCCTGGTCGCCGCCGGCACGCTGCTGATCGCGCTGGCCCCCTGGCTGCCGCTGGCCCTGGTGGGCCGGGCCGCCCAGGCCGTGGGCGGCGCGGGCCTGGTCACCATCGCCATGAGCCTGGCCGGCTCGGCGCGCCGGATGGGTGTCATCACCGCCGGGTTCGGCATGCTCGGCGCGGTCGGGCCGCTCCTGGGATCCTTCCTCGGCGAGGTGACGTCCTGGCGGCTGGCACTGTCGGTCTCACTGGTGGCCCTGGTGGCCGTACCCGTCATCGCCCGGGCCACCCCGGCCGGGCCCGCCGCCCCGGCCACCGGCCGCTTCGACGCCCGGGGCGCCGCCCTGCTGGTGGCGCTGGCCACCGCCCTGGTGTTCATCCCGCGCCACCCGCTGCCGGGTGCGGCCGTCGCGGTCCTGGCCGCCGTGGCCCTCATCGCGCACGCCCGTACCCGCCCCGACGGCTTCGTCCCGCTGCCGCTGGTGCGCAACCCGGTCTTCCTCAGCTCGGCCCTGGTCGTCAGCGCCCTGTCGACGTCCTACTTCGCCCTGCTGTACACGGTGCCCCGGCTGATCCAGAGCCGTACGGACTGGACCACCGCCGCCCTGGGCACCGGCCAGCTCGTCGCCCTGCTGACCGGTTCCGCGCTCTCCTGGCTGCTGGCGGCGGCCTCGCCCCGGATGAGCCGCCGCGCCGTACTGACCGTACTGATCGCCCTGGGCGTGCTGGCCCCGGTCATCGCCGTCTGGGCACCCGCCGCCCCGCTGATCCTGCTCGCGGCGGCAATCGCGATCTTCACGGCCACCGGCGGCAACGCCACCCTGTCCGGGTACGCCACCGGCGCCGCCGACGCCGGGCTGCGCCCCACCGCACTGGGCCTGTTCAACCTCTGCTACCAGCTCGGCGGCGCCTTCGGCCCGGCCATCGCAGTCCTGCTCATTCCCGCGGGCTGA